Proteins encoded by one window of Cylindrospermum stagnale PCC 7417:
- the nifH gene encoding nitrogenase iron protein, translating into MSDEKIRQIAFYGKGGIGKSTTSQNTLAAMAEVGKRILIVGCDPKADSTRLILHCKAQTTVLHLAAERGAVEDIELEEVVITGFRDIRCVESGGPEPGVGCAGRGIITAINFLEENGAYQDVDFVSYDVLGDVVCGGFAMPIREGKAQEIYIVTSGEMMAMFAANNISRGVLKYAHTGGVRLGGLICNSRNTDREDELIETLAARLNTQMIHFVPRDNIVQHAELRRMTVNEYAPDSNQANEYRTLADKIINNTNLAIPTPIEMDELEDLLIEFGILESEENAAKLIGAANAQADAGKKLEDAEGEALEALAKGNVEIVAGEKKK; encoded by the coding sequence ATGTCCGACGAAAAAATTAGACAAATTGCTTTCTACGGTAAAGGCGGTATTGGTAAATCTACCACCTCCCAAAATACCCTAGCGGCAATGGCAGAAGTAGGTAAACGCATCTTGATTGTGGGATGCGACCCCAAAGCCGACTCCACCCGATTGATATTGCACTGTAAAGCCCAAACCACCGTGTTGCACCTCGCCGCCGAACGGGGTGCTGTCGAAGATATCGAACTAGAAGAAGTTGTAATCACTGGTTTCCGGGATATCAGATGCGTAGAATCTGGTGGACCTGAACCCGGTGTAGGTTGCGCCGGTCGCGGTATCATTACCGCCATCAACTTCTTAGAAGAAAACGGTGCATACCAAGACGTAGATTTCGTATCCTATGACGTGTTGGGTGACGTTGTCTGTGGTGGTTTCGCCATGCCAATTCGTGAGGGCAAAGCGCAAGAAATCTATATCGTTACCTCCGGTGAAATGATGGCGATGTTTGCTGCTAACAACATCTCTCGCGGTGTTCTCAAGTACGCCCATACTGGCGGTGTGCGCTTGGGTGGTTTGATTTGTAATAGCCGCAATACTGACCGGGAAGACGAACTGATCGAAACTCTGGCAGCCAGATTGAATACCCAAATGATTCACTTCGTCCCTCGTGACAACATCGTGCAACACGCTGAATTGCGGCGGATGACTGTTAACGAGTACGCACCTGATAGCAACCAAGCTAATGAATACCGGACATTAGCCGACAAGATTATCAACAATACAAATCTTGCCATTCCCACACCTATTGAGATGGATGAGCTAGAAGATTTACTGATTGAATTCGGTATTCTCGAAAGCGAAGAAAATGCTGCAAAACTGATAGGTGCAGCTAATGCTCAAGCCGATGCTGGTAAGAAGCTAGAAGACGCTGAAGGTGAAGCGTTGGAAGCACTGGCAAAAGGCAACGTAGAAATAGTTGCTGGTGAGAAAAAGAAGTAA